A portion of the Paenibacillus marchantiae genome contains these proteins:
- the nrdG gene encoding anaerobic ribonucleoside-triphosphate reductase activating protein, whose product MNLYGYIPESVNEGPGLRAVLFISGCRHACPGCFSPGSWNFRAGEPFTEERQQQILHEVTSHPLLEGVTLCGGDPFFSAAECASWVRQLRAARPDLTVWAYTGFVYEELITDPSRAELSQLCDVIIDGPYIAAERDVSLPFRGSRNQRIVNVGATMAGRTIVTMQLDAW is encoded by the coding sequence GTGAATCTGTATGGTTACATTCCGGAATCGGTGAATGAGGGGCCTGGCCTGCGTGCCGTGTTGTTCATCAGCGGATGCCGTCATGCCTGTCCGGGCTGCTTTAGCCCCGGCTCATGGAACTTCCGTGCAGGCGAACCATTTACGGAGGAGCGGCAGCAGCAGATTTTGCATGAGGTAACCTCTCATCCCTTGCTGGAAGGGGTAACGTTATGCGGAGGTGATCCTTTTTTCTCTGCGGCAGAATGCGCATCCTGGGTTCGGCAGCTTCGGGCTGCACGACCTGATCTGACTGTATGGGCATACACGGGGTTTGTGTATGAGGAATTGATTACAGACCCGTCACGGGCGGAGTTATCCCAGCTATGCGACGTCATTATCGATGGGCCTTATATCGCAGCTGAACGTGATGTGTCTCTTCCTTTTCGTGGCAGTCGTAATCAGCGCATCGTTAATGTGGGTGCAACAATGGCAGGCCGGACAATCGTTACCATGCAGTTAGATGCATGGTAA